Proteins co-encoded in one Myripristis murdjan chromosome 4, fMyrMur1.1, whole genome shotgun sequence genomic window:
- the rgmd gene encoding RGM domain family, member D produces MGRSGPPNSAKRQLWDCITLTMVLLSLLFRPANCQQCRIQRCNAEYVASTSPSSGLQEELPLDVDYCIALRAYALCTRRTARSCRGDLVYHSAVFRIKELFSQHNCSSDGPTSSAKVPSTSRPAVSELCDYENRVLVSGQAGQQKKYAHCGLFGDPHLRTFRDKFQTCKVEGAWPLIDNRFLSVQVTNVPVVLGSSATATSKITVIFKSYHGCTDQKVYQATTEDLPLAFQDGTRSGGESGSLTIVERGGSGAGRQVKIQARYIGTSIIVRRVGSYLTFAIRMPEDTLDFSEDNGGLQLCLHGCPNNELIKEYMLGRQTQHPRLSGPGQGTNTELGPLRPPHQIYTVERATAKCRETLQVEDVYFQSCVFDLLTTGDPEFSMAAYGALEDLKALPPSKLKQNSPRTPRLYNQGVSHTLATAATSTRSLLPLLLLILLLL; encoded by the exons ATGGGGAGAAGCGGACCTCCAAACTCGGCTAAGCGGCAGCTTTGGGACTGTATAACACTGACGATGGTTTTACTTTCGCTGCTGTTTCGACCAG CTAACTGCCAGCAGTGTCGAATCCAGCGCTGCAATGCAGAGTACGTGGCTTCGACTTCACCCTCTAGTGGTCTGCAGGAAGAGCTTCCTCTGGACGTGGACTACTGCATTGCCCTGCGGGCCTACGCTCTGTGCACTCGACGCACAGCGCGCAGTTGCAGGGGTGACCTGGTTTACCACTCGGCTGTCTTCCGCATTAAGGAGTTATTCTCCCAGCACAACTGTTCCAGCGATGGGCCCACTTCCTCTGCCAAGGTCCCCAGTACATCTCGACCCGCCGTGTCTGAGCTGTGCGACTATGAGAACCGGGTCCTGGTCTCGGGCCAGGCCGGCCAGCAAAAGAAATACGCCCACTGTGGATTATTCGGAGACCCCCACTTACGGACTTTCCGGGATAAGTTTCAGACCTGCAAGGTAGAAGGGGCCTGGCCTCTGATTGATAACCGCTTCCTGTCAGTGCAGGTGACCAATGTGCCAGTCGTCCTAGGGTCCAGTGCTACGGCAACCAGCAAG ATCACGGTGATCTTCAAGTCGTACCACGGCTGCACAGATCAGAAGGTGTACCAGGCCACCACTGAAGACCTGCCCCTGGCCTTTCAGGATGGGACACGCAGCGGTGGTGAGAGCGGCAGCCTGACGATCGTAGAGCGGGGTGGCTCTGGAGCAGGCCGGCAGGTGAAGATCCAGGCCCGCTACATCGGCACCTCCATCATTGTCCGGCGTGTGGGCAGCTACCTGACCTTTGCCATCCGCATGCCGGAGGATACCCTGGACTTCTCTGAGGACAATGGCGGGCTGCAGCTTTGCTTGCATGGCTGCCCGAACAACGAGCTCATCAAAGAGTACATGCTGGGCCGCCAGACTCAGCACCCTCGCCTGTCTGGCCCTGGGCAGGGCACCAACACAGAGCTAGGGCCCTTGCGTCCCCCCCACCAGATCTATACGGTGGAGCGGGCCACGGCCAAGTGTAGAGAGACTCTCCAGGTGGAGGATGTGTATTTCCAGTCCTGTGTGTTTGACTTGCTGACCACAGGAGACCCTGAGTTCTCCATGGCAGCCTACGGTGCTCTGGAGGATTTAAAGGCACTGCCTCCCAGTAAACTGAAGCAGAATTCCCCAAGGACTCCTCGTCTTTACAACCAAGGGGTGTCACACACGCTGGCCACAGCAGCAACCAGCACCCGCTCCCTGCTCCCACTCCTACTCCTCATTCTGCTgcttttgtaa